A section of the Bacillus pumilus genome encodes:
- a CDS encoding AMP-binding protein has product MLQDSGAKYVLTHENISVPETFSGEIVKIDDLALTENPRTNLEEINESTDLAYLIYTSGTTGKPKGVMVEHKSVSNFCLMGETFGISSGSRVLQFASFSFDAAVGEIFLNQ; this is encoded by the coding sequence ATGCTTCAGGACAGTGGTGCGAAATATGTATTGACCCATGAAAATATAAGCGTTCCAGAAACATTTTCTGGCGAAATTGTGAAAATTGATGATTTGGCTTTAACAGAGAATCCTAGGACGAATCTCGAAGAGATTAATGAGTCCACAGATTTAGCCTATCTTATCTATACTTCTGGAACTACTGGAAAACCTAAAGGGGTTATGGTGGAACATAAAAGTGTAAGCAATTTTTGTTTAATGGGTGAGACTTTTGGTATTTCATCAGGCAGCCGTGTGTTACAATTTGCCTCTTTTAGTTTTGATGCCGCAGTAGGTGAAATCTTCCTGAACCAGTGA